The Salvelinus namaycush isolate Seneca chromosome 8, SaNama_1.0, whole genome shotgun sequence genome has a segment encoding these proteins:
- the LOC120052817 gene encoding butyrophilin subfamily 3 member A1-like isoform X3 produces the protein MFTTVGNRGTMHLGLCLRVLILAALTVPIRAAQPAQETFTLTVPDGPTSTLSGSSVSLLCQVSPLFNVEPLEVRWYRSSNFHSLALLYKYHKIQEAPVDPQYSGRVSLTGGMERGNVSLTLERVTLEDKGEYVCQVTSKQWYEKASVFLTVNVTGSEPVLSVAEARGGGGQVNVTCSSAGWSPQPKLIWTNKEGTEIRNGQEVLNTSDPQGLVSVSSWLLYAPSYSDWLACTVSLSEEVKRESRILPLIYTAPTAVPGVYKEAYILILVLLVLSPVIICALCSVILWKRRGSMWSSSRKSRNSSDQTELGQRPTETKNLIEGAENTVKTLTRQRAAGKGGNLKAETNNSIEENIILDEKTAHPAIRVNQEKQRAHYIKEKDTEKRFRMHLHVFSQESFSSGRHYWEVKVKDGTTEKLSWYVGVARENVERRPIVPLTPQNGFWILSFDKEKGFHVNTDPQSPITVAELTIVGVFLDCDRHTLSFYNVDTESLLYTFTDVKTFNYFPVFSPGQRDIFTIRII, from the exons ATGTTTACGACCGTTGGAAATCGAGGCACCATGCACTTAG GGTTGTGTCTGAGGGTGCTGATACTGGCTGCTCTCACAGTTCCCATCAGAGCAGCTCAACCTG cCCAGGAGACATTCACCTTAACTGTCCCTGATGGTCCAACCTCCACCCTGTCTggctcctctgtctctctactctgtcAAGTTTCACCTCTCTTCAATGTTGAGCCATTGGAGGTGCGCTGGTATCGTTCCAGTAACTTTCACAGTCTTGCCTTGTTGTACAAATATCACAAGATCCAGGAGGCCCCTGTGGACCCGCAGTACAGTGGCAGGGTGTCTCTAActggggggatggagagggggaacgTGTCCTTGACACTGGAGAGGGTCACACTGGAAGACAAGGGGGAGTATGTGTGCCAAGTCACCAGTAAACAGTGGTATGAAAAGGCCAGTGTCTTCCTCACAGTGAATG TAACAGGTAGCGAACCAGTTCTCTCTGTTGCTGaagcaagaggaggaggaggtcaggTGAACGTTACCTGTTCATCAGCGGGCTGGTCACCACAACCTAAACTCATCTGGACAAACAAAGAGGGGACAGAGATCAGAAATGGACAAGAAGTACTCAACACTTCTG ATCCCCAGGGCTTGGTGAGTGTCAGTAGTTGGCTGCTGTATGCTCCCTCATACTCCGACTGGCTCGCCTGTacagtctctctgtctgaggaggtgaagagagagagcagaattcTGCCACTTATATACACAGCTCCTACAGCTGTACCTG GAGTCTACAAAGAAGCCTACATTTTGATTCTGGTCCTGTTGGTCCTGTCTCCTGTCATCatctgtgctctgtgctctgtcATCCTGTGGAAACGAAGAG GGTCCATGTGGTCTTCATCCCGAAAGTCCAGAAACAGTTCAG ATCAAACTGAGCTTGGACAGAGGCCGACAG AGACAAAAAACCTAATAGAAG GGGCAGAAAACACAGTGAAGACTCTTACCAGACAGAGAGCAGCTGGAAAAGGAGGTAATCTGAAAG CAGAGACCAACAACTCCATTGAAG AGAACATCATTCTGGATGAAAAGACTGCGCACCCTGCTATTAGAGTCAATCAAGAAAAGCAGCGGGCTCATTACATTAAAGAAAAAGATACAGAAAAACGCTTTAGAATGCATCTCCATGTATTTTCTCAAGAGAGTTTCAGTTCAGGACGACACTATTGGGAAGTGAAGGTAAAGGACGGAACAACAGAAAAACTGTCATGGTATGTTGGTGTGGCCAGAGAAAATGTTGAGAGAAGACCTATTGTTCCTTTAACTCCACAGAATGGATTTTGGATTCTATCTTTTGATAAAGAAAAAGGTTTCCATGTCAATACTGACCCTCAATCACCAATAACTGTGGCAGAGCTCACTATTGTGGGAGTGTTTCTAGACTGTGACAGACACACTCTGTCTTTTTATAATGTTGATACAGAGTCACTTCTTTACACTTTTACTGATGTGAAGACATTCAACTACTTTCCTGTGTTCAGCCCGGGACAACGTGACATATTCACAATAAGAATAATTTGA
- the LOC120052817 gene encoding butyrophilin subfamily 3 member A1-like isoform X4: MFTTVGNRGTMHLGLCLRVLILAALTVPIRAAQPAQETFTLTVPDGPTSTLSGSSVSLLCQVSPLFNVEPLEVRWYRSSNFHSLALLYKYHKIQEAPVDPQYSGRVSLTGGMERGNVSLTLERVTLEDKGEYVCQVTSKQWYEKASVFLTVNVTGSEPVLSVAEARGGGGQVNVTCSSAGWSPQPKLIWTNKEGTEIRNGQEVLNTSDPQGLVSVSSWLLYAPSYSDWLACTVSLSEEVKRESRILPLIYTAPTAVPGVYKEAYILILVLLVLSPVIICALCSVILWKRRGSMWSSSRKSRNSSDQTELGQRPTETKNLIEGAENTVKTLTRQRAAGKGGNLKETNNSIEENIILDEKTAHPAIRVNQEKQRAHYIKEKDTEKRFRMHLHVFSQESFSSGRHYWEVKVKDGTTEKLSWYVGVARENVERRPIVPLTPQNGFWILSFDKEKGFHVNTDPQSPITVAELTIVGVFLDCDRHTLSFYNVDTESLLYTFTDVKTFNYFPVFSPGQRDIFTIRII, from the exons ATGTTTACGACCGTTGGAAATCGAGGCACCATGCACTTAG GGTTGTGTCTGAGGGTGCTGATACTGGCTGCTCTCACAGTTCCCATCAGAGCAGCTCAACCTG cCCAGGAGACATTCACCTTAACTGTCCCTGATGGTCCAACCTCCACCCTGTCTggctcctctgtctctctactctgtcAAGTTTCACCTCTCTTCAATGTTGAGCCATTGGAGGTGCGCTGGTATCGTTCCAGTAACTTTCACAGTCTTGCCTTGTTGTACAAATATCACAAGATCCAGGAGGCCCCTGTGGACCCGCAGTACAGTGGCAGGGTGTCTCTAActggggggatggagagggggaacgTGTCCTTGACACTGGAGAGGGTCACACTGGAAGACAAGGGGGAGTATGTGTGCCAAGTCACCAGTAAACAGTGGTATGAAAAGGCCAGTGTCTTCCTCACAGTGAATG TAACAGGTAGCGAACCAGTTCTCTCTGTTGCTGaagcaagaggaggaggaggtcaggTGAACGTTACCTGTTCATCAGCGGGCTGGTCACCACAACCTAAACTCATCTGGACAAACAAAGAGGGGACAGAGATCAGAAATGGACAAGAAGTACTCAACACTTCTG ATCCCCAGGGCTTGGTGAGTGTCAGTAGTTGGCTGCTGTATGCTCCCTCATACTCCGACTGGCTCGCCTGTacagtctctctgtctgaggaggtgaagagagagagcagaattcTGCCACTTATATACACAGCTCCTACAGCTGTACCTG GAGTCTACAAAGAAGCCTACATTTTGATTCTGGTCCTGTTGGTCCTGTCTCCTGTCATCatctgtgctctgtgctctgtcATCCTGTGGAAACGAAGAG GGTCCATGTGGTCTTCATCCCGAAAGTCCAGAAACAGTTCAG ATCAAACTGAGCTTGGACAGAGGCCGACAG AGACAAAAAACCTAATAGAAG GGGCAGAAAACACAGTGAAGACTCTTACCAGACAGAGAGCAGCTGGAAAAGGAGGTAATCTGAAAG AGACCAACAACTCCATTGAAG AGAACATCATTCTGGATGAAAAGACTGCGCACCCTGCTATTAGAGTCAATCAAGAAAAGCAGCGGGCTCATTACATTAAAGAAAAAGATACAGAAAAACGCTTTAGAATGCATCTCCATGTATTTTCTCAAGAGAGTTTCAGTTCAGGACGACACTATTGGGAAGTGAAGGTAAAGGACGGAACAACAGAAAAACTGTCATGGTATGTTGGTGTGGCCAGAGAAAATGTTGAGAGAAGACCTATTGTTCCTTTAACTCCACAGAATGGATTTTGGATTCTATCTTTTGATAAAGAAAAAGGTTTCCATGTCAATACTGACCCTCAATCACCAATAACTGTGGCAGAGCTCACTATTGTGGGAGTGTTTCTAGACTGTGACAGACACACTCTGTCTTTTTATAATGTTGATACAGAGTCACTTCTTTACACTTTTACTGATGTGAAGACATTCAACTACTTTCCTGTGTTCAGCCCGGGACAACGTGACATATTCACAATAAGAATAATTTGA
- the LOC120052817 gene encoding butyrophilin-like protein 8 isoform X1: MFTTVGNRGTMHLGLCLRVLILAALTVPIRAAQPAQETFTLTVPDGPTSTLSGSSVSLLCQVSPLFNVEPLEVRWYRSSNFHSLALLYKYHKIQEAPVDPQYSGRVSLTGGMERGNVSLTLERVTLEDKGEYVCQVTSKQWYEKASVFLTVNVTGSEPVLSVAEARGGGGQVNVTCSSAGWSPQPKLIWTNKEGTEIRNGQEVLNTSDPQGLVSVSSWLLYAPSYSDWLACTVSLSEEVKRESRILPLIYTAPTAVPGVYKEAYILILVLLVLSPVIICALCSVILWKRRGSMWSSSRKSRNSSDQTELGQRPTETKNLIEGAENTVKTLTRQRAAGKGGNLKAETNNSIEGAETTVKTPTEYIAFENIILDEKTAHPAIRVNQEKQRAHYIKEKDTEKRFRMHLHVFSQESFSSGRHYWEVKVKDGTTEKLSWYVGVARENVERRPIVPLTPQNGFWILSFDKEKGFHVNTDPQSPITVAELTIVGVFLDCDRHTLSFYNVDTESLLYTFTDVKTFNYFPVFSPGQRDIFTIRII, from the exons ATGTTTACGACCGTTGGAAATCGAGGCACCATGCACTTAG GGTTGTGTCTGAGGGTGCTGATACTGGCTGCTCTCACAGTTCCCATCAGAGCAGCTCAACCTG cCCAGGAGACATTCACCTTAACTGTCCCTGATGGTCCAACCTCCACCCTGTCTggctcctctgtctctctactctgtcAAGTTTCACCTCTCTTCAATGTTGAGCCATTGGAGGTGCGCTGGTATCGTTCCAGTAACTTTCACAGTCTTGCCTTGTTGTACAAATATCACAAGATCCAGGAGGCCCCTGTGGACCCGCAGTACAGTGGCAGGGTGTCTCTAActggggggatggagagggggaacgTGTCCTTGACACTGGAGAGGGTCACACTGGAAGACAAGGGGGAGTATGTGTGCCAAGTCACCAGTAAACAGTGGTATGAAAAGGCCAGTGTCTTCCTCACAGTGAATG TAACAGGTAGCGAACCAGTTCTCTCTGTTGCTGaagcaagaggaggaggaggtcaggTGAACGTTACCTGTTCATCAGCGGGCTGGTCACCACAACCTAAACTCATCTGGACAAACAAAGAGGGGACAGAGATCAGAAATGGACAAGAAGTACTCAACACTTCTG ATCCCCAGGGCTTGGTGAGTGTCAGTAGTTGGCTGCTGTATGCTCCCTCATACTCCGACTGGCTCGCCTGTacagtctctctgtctgaggaggtgaagagagagagcagaattcTGCCACTTATATACACAGCTCCTACAGCTGTACCTG GAGTCTACAAAGAAGCCTACATTTTGATTCTGGTCCTGTTGGTCCTGTCTCCTGTCATCatctgtgctctgtgctctgtcATCCTGTGGAAACGAAGAG GGTCCATGTGGTCTTCATCCCGAAAGTCCAGAAACAGTTCAG ATCAAACTGAGCTTGGACAGAGGCCGACAG AGACAAAAAACCTAATAGAAG GGGCAGAAAACACAGTGAAGACTCTTACCAGACAGAGAGCAGCTGGAAAAGGAGGTAATCTGAAAG CAGAGACCAACAACTCCATTGAAG GGGCAGAAACCACAGTGAAGACTCCTACAGAATACATTGCATTTG AGAACATCATTCTGGATGAAAAGACTGCGCACCCTGCTATTAGAGTCAATCAAGAAAAGCAGCGGGCTCATTACATTAAAGAAAAAGATACAGAAAAACGCTTTAGAATGCATCTCCATGTATTTTCTCAAGAGAGTTTCAGTTCAGGACGACACTATTGGGAAGTGAAGGTAAAGGACGGAACAACAGAAAAACTGTCATGGTATGTTGGTGTGGCCAGAGAAAATGTTGAGAGAAGACCTATTGTTCCTTTAACTCCACAGAATGGATTTTGGATTCTATCTTTTGATAAAGAAAAAGGTTTCCATGTCAATACTGACCCTCAATCACCAATAACTGTGGCAGAGCTCACTATTGTGGGAGTGTTTCTAGACTGTGACAGACACACTCTGTCTTTTTATAATGTTGATACAGAGTCACTTCTTTACACTTTTACTGATGTGAAGACATTCAACTACTTTCCTGTGTTCAGCCCGGGACAACGTGACATATTCACAATAAGAATAATTTGA
- the LOC120052817 gene encoding butyrophilin subfamily 3 member A1-like isoform X2: protein MFTTVGNRGTMHLGLCLRVLILAALTVPIRAAQPAQETFTLTVPDGPTSTLSGSSVSLLCQVSPLFNVEPLEVRWYRSSNFHSLALLYKYHKIQEAPVDPQYSGRVSLTGGMERGNVSLTLERVTLEDKGEYVCQVTSKQWYEKASVFLTVNVTGSEPVLSVAEARGGGGQVNVTCSSAGWSPQPKLIWTNKEGTEIRNGQEVLNTSDPQGLVSVSSWLLYAPSYSDWLACTVSLSEEVKRESRILPLIYTAPTAVPGVYKEAYILILVLLVLSPVIICALCSVILWKRRGSMWSSSRKSRNSSDQTELGQRPTETKNLIEGAENTVKTLTRQRAAGKGGNLKETNNSIEGAETTVKTPTEYIAFENIILDEKTAHPAIRVNQEKQRAHYIKEKDTEKRFRMHLHVFSQESFSSGRHYWEVKVKDGTTEKLSWYVGVARENVERRPIVPLTPQNGFWILSFDKEKGFHVNTDPQSPITVAELTIVGVFLDCDRHTLSFYNVDTESLLYTFTDVKTFNYFPVFSPGQRDIFTIRII, encoded by the exons ATGTTTACGACCGTTGGAAATCGAGGCACCATGCACTTAG GGTTGTGTCTGAGGGTGCTGATACTGGCTGCTCTCACAGTTCCCATCAGAGCAGCTCAACCTG cCCAGGAGACATTCACCTTAACTGTCCCTGATGGTCCAACCTCCACCCTGTCTggctcctctgtctctctactctgtcAAGTTTCACCTCTCTTCAATGTTGAGCCATTGGAGGTGCGCTGGTATCGTTCCAGTAACTTTCACAGTCTTGCCTTGTTGTACAAATATCACAAGATCCAGGAGGCCCCTGTGGACCCGCAGTACAGTGGCAGGGTGTCTCTAActggggggatggagagggggaacgTGTCCTTGACACTGGAGAGGGTCACACTGGAAGACAAGGGGGAGTATGTGTGCCAAGTCACCAGTAAACAGTGGTATGAAAAGGCCAGTGTCTTCCTCACAGTGAATG TAACAGGTAGCGAACCAGTTCTCTCTGTTGCTGaagcaagaggaggaggaggtcaggTGAACGTTACCTGTTCATCAGCGGGCTGGTCACCACAACCTAAACTCATCTGGACAAACAAAGAGGGGACAGAGATCAGAAATGGACAAGAAGTACTCAACACTTCTG ATCCCCAGGGCTTGGTGAGTGTCAGTAGTTGGCTGCTGTATGCTCCCTCATACTCCGACTGGCTCGCCTGTacagtctctctgtctgaggaggtgaagagagagagcagaattcTGCCACTTATATACACAGCTCCTACAGCTGTACCTG GAGTCTACAAAGAAGCCTACATTTTGATTCTGGTCCTGTTGGTCCTGTCTCCTGTCATCatctgtgctctgtgctctgtcATCCTGTGGAAACGAAGAG GGTCCATGTGGTCTTCATCCCGAAAGTCCAGAAACAGTTCAG ATCAAACTGAGCTTGGACAGAGGCCGACAG AGACAAAAAACCTAATAGAAG GGGCAGAAAACACAGTGAAGACTCTTACCAGACAGAGAGCAGCTGGAAAAGGAGGTAATCTGAAAG AGACCAACAACTCCATTGAAG GGGCAGAAACCACAGTGAAGACTCCTACAGAATACATTGCATTTG AGAACATCATTCTGGATGAAAAGACTGCGCACCCTGCTATTAGAGTCAATCAAGAAAAGCAGCGGGCTCATTACATTAAAGAAAAAGATACAGAAAAACGCTTTAGAATGCATCTCCATGTATTTTCTCAAGAGAGTTTCAGTTCAGGACGACACTATTGGGAAGTGAAGGTAAAGGACGGAACAACAGAAAAACTGTCATGGTATGTTGGTGTGGCCAGAGAAAATGTTGAGAGAAGACCTATTGTTCCTTTAACTCCACAGAATGGATTTTGGATTCTATCTTTTGATAAAGAAAAAGGTTTCCATGTCAATACTGACCCTCAATCACCAATAACTGTGGCAGAGCTCACTATTGTGGGAGTGTTTCTAGACTGTGACAGACACACTCTGTCTTTTTATAATGTTGATACAGAGTCACTTCTTTACACTTTTACTGATGTGAAGACATTCAACTACTTTCCTGTGTTCAGCCCGGGACAACGTGACATATTCACAATAAGAATAATTTGA
- the LOC120052817 gene encoding butyrophilin subfamily 3 member A2-like isoform X5, whose product MFTTVGNRGTMHLGLCLRVLILAALTVPIRAAQPAQETFTLTVPDGPTSTLSGSSVSLLCQVSPLFNVEPLEVRWYRSSNFHSLALLYKYHKIQEAPVDPQYSGRVSLTGGMERGNVSLTLERVTLEDKGEYVCQVTSKQWYEKASVFLTVNVTGSEPVLSVAEARGGGGQVNVTCSSAGWSPQPKLIWTNKEGTEIRNGQEVLNTSDPQGLVSVSSWLLYAPSYSDWLACTVSLSEEVKRESRILPLIYTAPTAVPGVYKEAYILILVLLVLSPVIICALCSVILWKRRGSMWSSSRKSRNSSDQTELGQRPTETKNLIEGAENTVKTLTRQRAAGKGGNLKAETNNSIEGAETTVKTPTEYIAFDWHQVKGFKG is encoded by the exons ATGTTTACGACCGTTGGAAATCGAGGCACCATGCACTTAG GGTTGTGTCTGAGGGTGCTGATACTGGCTGCTCTCACAGTTCCCATCAGAGCAGCTCAACCTG cCCAGGAGACATTCACCTTAACTGTCCCTGATGGTCCAACCTCCACCCTGTCTggctcctctgtctctctactctgtcAAGTTTCACCTCTCTTCAATGTTGAGCCATTGGAGGTGCGCTGGTATCGTTCCAGTAACTTTCACAGTCTTGCCTTGTTGTACAAATATCACAAGATCCAGGAGGCCCCTGTGGACCCGCAGTACAGTGGCAGGGTGTCTCTAActggggggatggagagggggaacgTGTCCTTGACACTGGAGAGGGTCACACTGGAAGACAAGGGGGAGTATGTGTGCCAAGTCACCAGTAAACAGTGGTATGAAAAGGCCAGTGTCTTCCTCACAGTGAATG TAACAGGTAGCGAACCAGTTCTCTCTGTTGCTGaagcaagaggaggaggaggtcaggTGAACGTTACCTGTTCATCAGCGGGCTGGTCACCACAACCTAAACTCATCTGGACAAACAAAGAGGGGACAGAGATCAGAAATGGACAAGAAGTACTCAACACTTCTG ATCCCCAGGGCTTGGTGAGTGTCAGTAGTTGGCTGCTGTATGCTCCCTCATACTCCGACTGGCTCGCCTGTacagtctctctgtctgaggaggtgaagagagagagcagaattcTGCCACTTATATACACAGCTCCTACAGCTGTACCTG GAGTCTACAAAGAAGCCTACATTTTGATTCTGGTCCTGTTGGTCCTGTCTCCTGTCATCatctgtgctctgtgctctgtcATCCTGTGGAAACGAAGAG GGTCCATGTGGTCTTCATCCCGAAAGTCCAGAAACAGTTCAG ATCAAACTGAGCTTGGACAGAGGCCGACAG AGACAAAAAACCTAATAGAAG GGGCAGAAAACACAGTGAAGACTCTTACCAGACAGAGAGCAGCTGGAAAAGGAGGTAATCTGAAAG CAGAGACCAACAACTCCATTGAAG GGGCAGAAACCACAGTGAAGACTCCTACAGAATACATTGCATTTG ATTGGCACCAGGTGAAAGGATTCAAAGGTTAA
- the LOC120052817 gene encoding butyrophilin subfamily 3 member A2-like isoform X6, which translates to MFTTVGNRGTMHLGLCLRVLILAALTVPIRAAQPAQETFTLTVPDGPTSTLSGSSVSLLCQVSPLFNVEPLEVRWYRSSNFHSLALLYKYHKIQEAPVDPQYSGRVSLTGGMERGNVSLTLERVTLEDKGEYVCQVTSKQWYEKASVFLTVNVTGSEPVLSVAEARGGGGQVNVTCSSAGWSPQPKLIWTNKEGTEIRNGQEVLNTSDPQGLVSVSSWLLYAPSYSDWLACTVSLSEEVKRESRILPLIYTAPTAVPGVYKEAYILILVLLVLSPVIICALCSVILWKRRGSMWSSSRKSRNSSDQTELGQRPTETKNLIEGAENTVKTLTRQRAAGKGGNLKETNNSIEGAETTVKTPTEYIAFDWHQVKGFKG; encoded by the exons ATGTTTACGACCGTTGGAAATCGAGGCACCATGCACTTAG GGTTGTGTCTGAGGGTGCTGATACTGGCTGCTCTCACAGTTCCCATCAGAGCAGCTCAACCTG cCCAGGAGACATTCACCTTAACTGTCCCTGATGGTCCAACCTCCACCCTGTCTggctcctctgtctctctactctgtcAAGTTTCACCTCTCTTCAATGTTGAGCCATTGGAGGTGCGCTGGTATCGTTCCAGTAACTTTCACAGTCTTGCCTTGTTGTACAAATATCACAAGATCCAGGAGGCCCCTGTGGACCCGCAGTACAGTGGCAGGGTGTCTCTAActggggggatggagagggggaacgTGTCCTTGACACTGGAGAGGGTCACACTGGAAGACAAGGGGGAGTATGTGTGCCAAGTCACCAGTAAACAGTGGTATGAAAAGGCCAGTGTCTTCCTCACAGTGAATG TAACAGGTAGCGAACCAGTTCTCTCTGTTGCTGaagcaagaggaggaggaggtcaggTGAACGTTACCTGTTCATCAGCGGGCTGGTCACCACAACCTAAACTCATCTGGACAAACAAAGAGGGGACAGAGATCAGAAATGGACAAGAAGTACTCAACACTTCTG ATCCCCAGGGCTTGGTGAGTGTCAGTAGTTGGCTGCTGTATGCTCCCTCATACTCCGACTGGCTCGCCTGTacagtctctctgtctgaggaggtgaagagagagagcagaattcTGCCACTTATATACACAGCTCCTACAGCTGTACCTG GAGTCTACAAAGAAGCCTACATTTTGATTCTGGTCCTGTTGGTCCTGTCTCCTGTCATCatctgtgctctgtgctctgtcATCCTGTGGAAACGAAGAG GGTCCATGTGGTCTTCATCCCGAAAGTCCAGAAACAGTTCAG ATCAAACTGAGCTTGGACAGAGGCCGACAG AGACAAAAAACCTAATAGAAG GGGCAGAAAACACAGTGAAGACTCTTACCAGACAGAGAGCAGCTGGAAAAGGAGGTAATCTGAAAG AGACCAACAACTCCATTGAAG GGGCAGAAACCACAGTGAAGACTCCTACAGAATACATTGCATTTG ATTGGCACCAGGTGAAAGGATTCAAAGGTTAA